CGGCAGATGCGGCAAAGTTTGTTCCATGTCACGGCACAGGGTGAACGGCACCATGCTGGAAAAGGCCATTCTTCTGCTGGAGTGCTTCAAGCCCAGTGGCGGACCGTTCCGTCTCACGGAACTTGCGGAGCGCGCGGGCCTCGCCAAGAGCACCACGTTCCGGCTGGTGGGCTCTCTGTTGGATCTCGGCCTGCTCGAGCGCAGCGAGGAGGGGTATCACCTCGGGGGAAAGCTCTTCGAGCTGGGATCGCTCGTGCCGCGCCGCCGTGACCTGCGCGAGGCGGCCCTTCCGTTTCTCCAGGATCTGTTCGAGGCGACGCGCGCCACCGTGCATCTCGGAGTGCGTGAGGGGCACGAGGTCGTCTACGTCGAGCGGATTCACGGTCACGAATCCCTCGCCCTTCCTTCGCGTATCGGCGGCAGCCTGCCCCTGACCTGTACGGGCGTGGGCAAGGCTCTGCTGGCCTTCTCGCCGGCCGAACTCACCGACGAGGTGCTCGCGGGCCCG
The window above is part of the Streptomyces sp. NBC_00425 genome. Proteins encoded here:
- a CDS encoding IclR family transcriptional regulator, with amino-acid sequence MLEKAILLLECFKPSGGPFRLTELAERAGLAKSTTFRLVGSLLDLGLLERSEEGYHLGGKLFELGSLVPRRRDLREAALPFLQDLFEATRATVHLGVREGHEVVYVERIHGHESLALPSRIGGSLPLTCTGVGKALLAFSPAELTDEVLAGPLPRLTRYSVTDPARLRTALEQVQVSGLAYEEQEAAEGVGCIAAPVFGAGGKAVAALSVAVPRASFHPARLAPAVRTAALGLSRTLRSGV